A region from the Panicum hallii strain FIL2 chromosome 1, PHallii_v3.1, whole genome shotgun sequence genome encodes:
- the LOC112881492 gene encoding F-box/kelch-repeat protein SKIP4, giving the protein MESTPGHTPLIHGLPDEIALICLARVPRRFHNVLRCVSKRWRELLCSEEWHICRKRNNLDESWIYVICGETGIKCYVLAPDPSSRSLRVMHIIEPPCSGRRGVTIEALDKRLFLLGGCSWLNDATDEVYCYDASSNRWSTAAPMPTPRCYFVSASLNEKLYITGGVGLTDKSPNSWDIYDWATDSWCAHKNPMLTPDIVKFVALDEKLVTIHQAAWNRMYFAGIYDPLDRTWRGTENEIARCFSSPTVVVDGTLYMLEQKLGTTLMMWQKDTKEWVMLGRLSDKVTRPPCQLVAIGRKIYVIGRGLSVVTVDMDTAARVDGFLVTTSTGPLVEQDLSPDRSRVITI; this is encoded by the exons ATGGAATCTACTCCTGGTCATACCCCTCTTATACACGGTCTTCCTGATGAGATTGCTCTCATTTGCTTAGCAAGGGTTCCTCGGCGGTTTCATAATGTTCTCAGGTGTGTGTCAAAGAGATGGAGAGAACTGCTATGCAGTGAAGAATGGCACATTTGCCGCAAGAGGAACAACTTGGACGAGTCGTGGATCTATGTAATCTGTGGAGAAACAGGCATCAAATGTTATGTATTGGCTCCAGATCCTTCAAGTCGGTCCTTGAGAGTCATGCATATCATTGAACCCCCATGCTCAGGGAGGCGAGGTGTTACCATTGAGGCCTTAGACAAGAGGCTATTTTTGCTGGGTGGTTGTAGTTGGCTAAATGATGCTACGGATGAAGTTTACTGCTATGATGCATCCTCGAATCGCTGGAGCACAGCAGCTCCGATGCCTACACCTAG GTGCTATTTTGTGTCTGCATCTCTCAATGAGAAGCTATACATAACTGGTGGAGTTGGTTTGACAGACAAGTCACCAAATTCCTGGGACATCTATGACTGGGCCACCGATTCCTGGTGCGCACACAAGAACCCAATGCTCACCCCGGACATAGTAAAGTTTGTTGCATTGGATGAGAAGCTGGTGACCATTCACCAGGCTGCCTGGAATAGAATGTACTTTGCTGGCATATATGATCCGCTGGACCGCACCTGGAGGGGCACAGAAAACGAGATTGCGCGCTGTTTCTCCAGCCCAACAGTTGTTGTGGATGGGACACTGTACATGCTAGAGCAGAAGCTTGGCACGACGCTGATGATGTGGCAGAAGGACACCAAGGAGTGGGTCATGCTTGGCAGGCTCTCGGACAAGGTTACGAGGCCCCCGTGCCAGCTTGTGGCCATCGGCAGGAAGATTTACGTGATTGGAAGAGGGTTGAGCGTAGTAACAGTCGATATGGATACAGCTGCCAGAGTTGATGGGTTCTTGGTTACCACTTCCACTGGTCCATTGGTGGAACAAGATTTGTCTCCCGATAGATCCAGGGTTATCACCATCTGA
- the LOC112878725 gene encoding 60S ribosomal protein L7-3-like yields MSSAEAKAAAVPESVLRKRKREEQWAADKKEKALADRKKALESRKIIFARAKQYAQEYDAQEKELVQLKREARLKGGFYVSPEAKLLFVIRIRGINAMHPKTRKILQLLRLRQIFNGVFLKVNKATINMLRRVEPYVAYGYPNLKSVRELIYKRGYGKLNKQRIPLSNNNVIEEGLGNHNIICIEDLVHEIMTVGPHFKEANNFLWPFKLKAPLGGLKKKRNHYVEGGDAGNRENYINELIKRMN; encoded by the exons ATGTCGTCGGCGGAGGCAAAGGCGGCGGCAGTGCCGGAATCGGTGCTGCGGAAGCGCAAGCGCGAGGAGCAGTGGGCGGCGGACAAGAAGGAGAAGGCGCTCGCGGACAGGAAGAAGGCGCTCGAGAGCCGCAAGATCATCTTCGCGCGCGCCAAGCAGTACGCGCAGGAGTACGACGCGCAG GAGAAGGAGCTTGTGCAGCTCAAGCGTGAAGCCCGGCTGAAGGGTGGGTTCTACGTGAGCCCTGAGGCCAAGCTTCTGTTTGTGATCCGCATCCGTGG TATCAATGCCATGCACCCCAAGACCCGCAAGATCTTGCAGCTCCTGCGTTTGAGGCAGATCTTCAATGGCGTTTTCCTTAAGGTTAACAAGGCCACCATTAACATGCTGCGCAGGGTGGAGCCGTATGTTGCATATGG GTATCCGAACCTGAAAAGTGTAAGGGAATTGATTTACAAGAGGGGTTATGGAAAGCTGAACAAGCAGAGGATTCCTCTGAGCAACAACAATGTCATTGAGGAG GGCCTCGGGAACCACAACATCATCTGCATCGAGGATCTTGTCCATGAGATCATGACCGTTGGCCCACATTTCAAGGAGGCCAACAACTTCCTGTGGCCATTCAAGCTGAAGGCACCACTTGGtggcctgaagaagaagaggaaccaCTATGTTGAGGGTGGTGATGCCGGTAACCGTGAGAACTACATCAACGAGCTCATCAAGAGGATGAACTAG
- the LOC112881510 gene encoding transcription factor MYB10-like, with protein sequence MGCRSCEKPKMNYRKGLWSPEEDQRLRDYILKHGLGCWSAVPAKAGLQRNGKSCRLRWINYLRPGLKRGMFSQEEEDVVINLQAKLGNKWSQIAMHLPGRTDNEVKNYWNSYLKKRVMQAQGGSNPKSPAELTSMSTTEPTMSMSMSMHHHHVKNCSGSTATSHDQDANISSNGLSGPAPLAQQPFDHQAQQQQPKNFVFSDWVPAPESYSVSAHWPASTASSGNVTPSHGGAFGDQISGSYGALPPHQDHQAGVGSHGATATGIAGSGYFDLLNMGDIYGGFSSTNDDLLF encoded by the exons ATGGGGTGCCGGTCCTGCGAGAAGCCCAAGATGAACTACCGGAAGGGGCTGTGGTCACCTGAGGAGGACCAGAGGCTCAGGGACTACATCCTCAAGCATGGCCTTGGTTGCTGGAGTGCTGTTCCTGCAAAGGCTG GTCTCCAGAGAAACGGCAAAAGCTGCCGCCTGCGTTGGATCAACTACTTGAGGCCCGGATTGAAACGTGGAATGTTCTCTCAGGAGGAGGAAGACGTCGTCATCAACCTTCAAGCCAAGCTGGGCAACAA GTGGTCGCAGATTGCGATGCATCTGCCCGGGAGGACCGACAACGAGGTGAAGAACTACTGGAACTCGTACCTGAAGAAGAGGGTGATGCAGGCCCAGGGCGGCTCCAACCCCAAGAGCCCAGCCGAGCTCACCTCCATGAGCACCACCGAGCCGACCATGTCCATGTCCATGTCCATGCACCACCACCACGTCAAGAACTGCAGCGGCAGCACCGCGACGTCGCACGACCAAGACGCCAACATCAGCAGCAACGGCCTCTCAGGCCCTGCGCCCCTGGCCCAGCAGCCGTTCGATCACcaggcgcagcagcagcagcccaaGAACTTCGTCTTCTCCGACTGGGTGCCCGCGCCGGAGAGCTACTCGGTGTCCGCGCACTGGCCCGCCTCCACGGCGAGCTCCGGCAACGTGACGCCGTCGCACGGCGGCGCCTTCGGGGATCAGATTAGCGGCAGCTACGGCGCGCTGCCGCCGCACCAGGACCACCAGGCCGGCGTCGGCAGTCATGGCGCCACCGCCACAGGCATTGCAGGCAGCGGGTACTTTGATCTGCTCAACATGGGGGACATCTACGGGGGGTTCAGCTCGACGAACGATGATCTGCTCTTCTGA
- the LOC112881484 gene encoding RNA-binding protein NOB1: protein MEAWPPLAPAAAATPTAAASGDAAIPPPPPAAGAWGAAATAQRKTVVQESAAQAVSRLVASCANSSGVAVAVVDANAVIAGGSALSTAAGRLVTVPEVLEEVRDAAARRRLALLPVPVETVDPAPEFVKKVTKFARETGDIQTLSDVDVKIIALAYMLEAEIHGTSHLREHPPPLREVNVRKLSEAPLPGWGSNVPNLKEWEELDQMSEAGGDINSRILPLKDLENQDIPMSETNSVCEAQDDAGLQPNKDARTAWEDDENNEGWTPAVSRSTHRRYLRRKARRDALKESEQSLETSSGAPSIDADKVLSENGGFEHDLNPTDGPSSASQKINSSTDGLECQFENEHEIAGEHLHSDQLANDDNTDACTKELDNLDIKSETDGGDDARSVDDESSEQSWALRSLSESTVACVTSDYAMQNVILQIGLRLLAPGGMQIRQMHRWVLRCHACYKVTQEVGKIFCPKCGNGGTLRKVSVTVGENGITLASRRPRVTLRGTKFSLPMPQGGRDAITKNPILREDQLPQKVLHPKSKKSSKQEDDFLGVDDIFSHSGDKKAPLKPPVRKALAMFSGKRNPNDNHFSRKKH from the exons ATGGAAGCGTGGCCGCCTCTCgcacccgcggccgccgccacccccacgGCCGCTGCCTCCGGCGATGCAGCGATCCCTCCGCCCCCTCCTGCCGCCGGGGCGTGGGGGGCCGCGGCCACCGCGCAGCGGAAGACCGTGGTGCAGGAGTCGGCTGCGCAGGCGGTGAGCCGTCTCGTGGCGAGCTGCGCTAACTCCAgcggcgtggccgtggccgtggtgGACGCCAACGCCGTCATTGCCGGCGGCTCCGcgctctccaccgccgccgggcGCCTGGTCACTGTGCCGGAGGTGCTCGAGGAGGTCCGCGACGCGGCCGCGCGGCGGCGCCTGGCTCTCCTCCCCGTCCCAGTCGAGACCGTTGATCCTGCGCCGGAGTTCGTCAAGAAAG TCACCAAATTTGCCAGGGAGACAGGTGACATCCAAACACTTTCAGATGTTGATGTCAAGATTATTGCTTTGGCTTACATGTTAGAAGCCGAGATCCATGGGACTAGCCATTTGCGGGAGCACCCTCCTCCTCTGCGTGAGGTGAATGTAAGAAAATTGTCAGAAGCTCCACTTCCAGGTTGGGGCTCTAATGTCCCTAATCTGAAAGAATGGGAAGAGTTGGATCAGATGTCTGAAGCAGGTGGAGATATCAATTCTCGGATACTTCCACTGAAGGATCTTGAGAATCAAGACATCCCCATGAGTGAGACCAACAGTGTTTGTGAGGCACAAGATGACGCGGGACTCCAGCCTAACAAGGATGCACGCACTGCATGGGAAGATGATGAGAATAATGAAGGTTGGACACCTGCTGTTAGCCGCAGCACACACAGAAGATATCTGCGGAGGAAGGCAAGGCGTGACGCGCTTAAGGAATCTGAACAAAGTCTTGAGACAAGTTCTGGTGCTCCATCAATTGATGCTGATAAAGTCCTCTCAGAAAATGGTGGATTTGAGCATGATTTGAATCCAACTGATGGCCCTTCTTCTGCCTCTCAGAAAATCAATTCAAGTACTGACGGATTGGAATGTCAATTTGAGAATGAACATGAAATTGCTGGAGAACATTTACATTCTGATCAACTAGCCAATGATGATAATACTGATGCATGCACTAAGGAATTGGATAACCTCGACATAAAAAGTGAGACTGATGGAGGTGATGATGCGCGTTCCGTGGATGATGAGAGCAGTGAGCAGAGTTGGGCCCTGAGGTCCTTATCTGAGTCTACTGTGGCATGTGTTACTAGTGACTATGCCATGCAAAATGTCATCCTGCAGATTGGCCTCCGTCTCCTGGCGCCAGGTGGTATGCAAATACGCCAAATGCATAG GTGGGTTTTGAGGTGTCATGCTTGCTATAAGGTGACCCAAGAGGTTGGCAAAATATTCTGTCCAAAGTGTGGCAATGGGGGGACTTTACGTAAGGTTTCAGTAACTGTTGGTGAAAATGGGatcactctggcctcacgacgcCCACGTGTTACACTTCGCGGCACAAAG TTTTCGCTCCCAATGCCCCAAGGTGGAAGAGATGCCATAACTAAGAATCCCATTCTACGAGAAGACCAACTTCCTCAGAAGGTTCTTCATCCTAAATCGAAGAAGTCCAGCAAGCAG GAGGATGATTTCTTGGGTGTCGACGACATATTTTCACACAGTGGTGACAAGAAGGCACCGCTGAAACCTCCAGTGAGGAAGGCACTTGCGATGTTCAGTGGGAAAAGAAATCCAAACGACAACCACTTCTCACGCAAGAAGCACTAA
- the LOC112878723 gene encoding WD repeat-containing protein RUP2-like, with protein sequence MSNTSSPASSSSAAQHHETTLQQQELSAGASEATGIISLPPAAAAADDKDDNAELSPPRCEWEFRLAATLPSTALPGASDAIGSVDFDPTGRLLATGGIARRIRMYDVASLLVDSGNDNSAGPGPGPAACICVPAKLSSVRWRPGAPSAVVGCGDYDGVVTEYDVERGVAAWERDEHAGRRVWSLDYAPGAAMAASGSDDRTAHVWDPRAPSAGWATARAGGAVLCVEFDPSGAPLLAVGSADRRAVVYDVRALGRGAVAWMDGHGRAVTYVRWAGAGAARRVVTSAVDGTHRLWEWGGAAAAVAAAREVRSYSGHASARSFVGMGVWRGAGLVASGSESNHVFVYDLRWAKPIWVHPFVGGAHGPDTAGDAAAGGGFVSAVAWRQGSDHGGGGALVAGGSDGLLKMFTCHRRKAAGDADDASLLL encoded by the coding sequence ATGAGCAACACCTCTTCTCCGGCCTCTTCCAGCAGCGCCGCTCAGCACCACGAGACGACCTTGCAGCAGCAAGAGCTATCCGCCGGAGCCAGCGAGGCCACCGGCATTATTTCTCTTCCCCCTGCTGCAGCTGCCGCCGACGACAAGGACGACAACGCCGAGCTGTCGCCTCCGCGGTGCGAATGGGAGTTCCGGCTGGCAGCCACCCTGCCGTCCACCGCCCTGCCGGGGGCGTCCGACGCCATCGGCAGCGTCGACTTCGACCCCACCGGCCGCCTCCTCGCCACCGGCGGCATCGCCCGGAGGATCCGGATGTACGACGTGGCCTCCCTGCTGGTGGATAGCGGCAACGACAACAGCGCTGGCCCTGGCCCCGGCCCCGCGGCGTGCATCTGCGTGCCGGCGAAGCTGAGCAGCGTGCGGTGGCGCCCCGGCGCGCCGTCGGCGGTGGTGGGGTGCGGCGACTACGACGGCGTGGTGACGGAGTACGACGTGgagcgcggcgtggcggcgtggGAGCGCGACGAGCACGCAGGGCGGCGCGTGTGGTCGCTGGACTACGCCCCCggcgcggccatggcggcgTCCGGGTCGGACGACCGCACGGCGCACGTGTGGGACCCGCGCGCCCCGTCAGCGGGCTGGGCcaccgcgcgcgcgggcggcgccgtGCTGTGCGTGGAGTTCGACCCCTCGGGCGCGCCGCTGCTGGCCGTCGGGTCGGCGGACCGGCGCGCGGTGGTGTACGACGTCCGCGCGCTGGGCCGCGGCGCCGTGGCGTGGATGGACGGGCACGGGCGCGCGGTGACGTACGTGCGGTGggcgggggccggggcggcgcggcgggtggtCACGTCGGCGGTGGACGGGACCCACCGGCTGTGGGAgtggggcggcgccgccgcggcggtggcggcggcgcgggaggtgcGGTCGTACAGCGGCCACGCGAGCGCGCGGAGCTTCGTGGGGATGGGGGTGTGGCGCGGCGCGGGCCTCGTGGCCAGCGGCTCCGAGTCCAACCACGTCTTCGTCTACGACCTCCGGTGGGCCAAGCCCATCTGGGTGCACCCCTTCGTCGGGGGGGCCCACGGCCCAGACACTGCTGGCGacgctgctgctggtggtgggtTCGTCAGCGCGGTGGCGTGGCGACAGGGCAGcgaccacggcggcggcggcgcgctggTCGCCGGCGGGTCGGACGGCCTGCTCAAGATGTTCACGTGCCATCGGCGGAAGGCGGCCGGGGACGCCGACGACGCTTCTCTTCTCCTGTGA